A stretch of Amycolatopsis balhimycina FH 1894 DNA encodes these proteins:
- a CDS encoding inositol monophosphatase family protein — protein MDKELLAATATAVRHAGARMLRRYSPESRQAGLTGLLTSLHDNDTAVADTLRPALAEIRPEARWLDDEHGSGPLPAGEWWLIDPVGGNVNAVHGMPDWNIGVSLVRDGRPVLAVVCFPVLDETFTALEGGGTFLNGVPAHVSGKTSLDGALAGTGQGQPGQDAELLDRMGASFGVMSKAALHVRISVPVSQQLALVAAGRMDLHWQFDNVRSQAAGVLLVQEAGGVVTDLEGSPWTPACRSYLAAAPGVHAAALAVLTAG, from the coding sequence ATGGACAAGGAACTGCTCGCTGCCACCGCCACCGCCGTGCGGCACGCCGGCGCCCGCATGCTGCGGCGCTACTCCCCCGAGTCGCGGCAAGCCGGGCTGACCGGACTGCTGACGAGCCTGCACGACAACGACACGGCCGTCGCCGACACGCTGCGACCGGCGTTGGCCGAGATCCGGCCGGAGGCGCGCTGGCTCGACGACGAACACGGGTCGGGCCCCCTGCCCGCCGGCGAGTGGTGGCTGATCGATCCCGTGGGCGGCAACGTCAACGCCGTCCACGGCATGCCGGACTGGAACATCGGCGTGAGCCTCGTCCGCGACGGGCGCCCGGTGCTGGCCGTGGTCTGCTTCCCGGTGCTCGACGAGACGTTCACCGCCCTCGAAGGCGGCGGGACGTTCCTCAACGGCGTCCCGGCGCACGTCTCCGGCAAGACGTCGCTCGACGGCGCCCTGGCCGGCACCGGCCAAGGTCAGCCCGGTCAGGACGCCGAGCTCCTGGACCGCATGGGCGCCTCCTTCGGCGTGATGTCGAAGGCCGCCCTCCACGTGCGGATCTCCGTGCCGGTGAGCCAGCAGCTCGCCCTGGTCGCCGCGGGCCGGATGGACCTGCACTGGCAGTTCGACAACGTGCGTTCGCAGGCGGCGGGCGTGCTGCTGGTCCAGGAGGCCGGTGGCGTGGTCACCGACCTCGAGGGCAGTCCCTGGACTCCGGCCTGCCGGAGCTACCTCGCCGCCGCGCCGGGGGTGCACGCCGCCGCCCTGGCCGTTCTCACCGCGGGATAG
- a CDS encoding AfsR/SARP family transcriptional regulator: protein MSLTSGPPGDQPVYRILGPLEIRDLAGGELRIPPGRQQTVLAALLVDANRVVSLDQLIEAIWYDDPPATARTQVQICVSRLRRALAAAVGPDTLVTRGPGYELQVADGQLDARTFTGLVSGAADLTRTGALEDASRMLGAALALWRGPALSGTGSRLLEAKASHLEEQRLNAVEAHFDLGLRLGRQHQLIGELASQVAANPLRERLRGQLMLALFRSGRQAEALETYRAGRELLVEQLGLEPGDELRRLEAAILADDAGLRRSPAPEAPAALAHPPVVPFQLPADIADFTARDALIEHTERLLLGHPGRRATPVVVLAGKPGVGKTVLAVHVAHRIAEDHCPDGQLYCDLGGTRAHPADPLDVLGRFLRALGVPGPAVPGSVDERAEMYRHRLAGKRMLVVLDDAHSERQVRDLLPGSSSCVVVVTSRVRLTGLAGAGVLDVDVLDPEQATGMLATMIGTERVAAEPAAVDALVRLVGGLPLALRIVAARLAARPSWSLAWMLERLSDERRRLDELAHGELMVRASLALTYDGLAGDARRLLRLLSCLDRLSFPVWVAAALLEADPLRAADLLERLVDAQMLEISAIERDGSPRYRFHDLIRLFAREQLDEHEQASGRRAALARVSSGWLGLASEAHHRIYGGDFTVLHGSAPRLRPPADAVDRILADPLLWFEDEQDNLCSIVALAAEAGLDECAWDLAVTMVALFENRCYFDAWERTHRQALEAVRAVANRRGEAALLCSLGSLQLSRSRPDAAAEPLAAALATFEDLGDAHGTAMAHRNLALLDEARGADPQARFERALVEFRVAGDPVGEAYVLGRLAQTELDAGDEERAGAYLAEALRICDRTGTPRVEVQLRYRLSGLLMRQGRHSEAADLLTGLLTRARTARDVAGEARILHRLGLAHAHLGRRETAERLLVEALELQSRITGGAPDDRVRADLAALQALPG, encoded by the coding sequence GTGAGTTTGACCAGCGGGCCGCCGGGCGATCAGCCCGTCTACCGGATCCTCGGTCCCCTGGAGATCCGGGACCTCGCCGGCGGTGAGCTCCGCATCCCGCCCGGCCGCCAGCAGACCGTCCTCGCGGCGCTGCTGGTCGACGCGAACCGGGTGGTGAGCCTGGACCAGCTCATCGAGGCGATCTGGTACGACGATCCCCCGGCGACCGCGCGCACGCAGGTCCAGATCTGCGTCTCCCGGCTGCGCCGCGCGCTGGCCGCGGCCGTCGGCCCGGACACGCTCGTGACCCGCGGCCCCGGCTACGAACTGCAGGTCGCCGACGGGCAGCTCGACGCCCGGACCTTCACCGGCCTGGTCTCCGGCGCCGCCGACCTGACCAGGACCGGGGCCCTGGAAGACGCGTCCCGGATGCTCGGCGCCGCGCTCGCCCTGTGGCGCGGCCCCGCGCTGAGCGGGACCGGGAGCCGGCTGCTGGAGGCCAAGGCCAGCCACCTCGAGGAGCAACGGCTCAACGCCGTCGAAGCCCACTTCGACCTCGGGCTGCGGCTCGGCAGGCAGCACCAGCTGATCGGCGAGCTGGCGAGCCAGGTGGCCGCGAACCCGCTGCGGGAACGGCTGCGCGGCCAGCTGATGCTCGCGCTCTTCCGGTCCGGGCGGCAGGCCGAGGCGCTGGAGACCTACCGCGCCGGGCGTGAGCTGCTCGTCGAACAGCTCGGTCTCGAGCCGGGCGACGAGCTGCGCCGGCTGGAGGCCGCGATCCTGGCCGACGACGCCGGGCTGCGCCGGAGCCCTGCCCCCGAAGCGCCCGCGGCGCTGGCGCACCCGCCGGTGGTGCCGTTCCAGCTGCCGGCCGACATCGCCGACTTCACCGCCCGCGACGCGCTCATCGAGCACACCGAACGGCTGCTGCTCGGTCACCCGGGGCGCCGGGCGACCCCGGTGGTGGTGCTGGCGGGCAAGCCCGGCGTCGGCAAGACCGTGCTCGCGGTGCACGTCGCGCACCGGATCGCCGAGGACCACTGCCCCGACGGCCAGCTCTACTGCGACCTCGGCGGGACCCGCGCCCACCCGGCCGACCCGCTCGACGTCCTCGGCCGGTTCCTGCGCGCCCTCGGCGTCCCCGGCCCGGCGGTGCCCGGCTCGGTCGACGAACGCGCGGAGATGTACCGGCACCGGCTGGCGGGCAAGCGGATGCTCGTGGTGCTGGACGACGCCCACTCCGAGCGCCAGGTCCGCGACCTGCTGCCGGGCAGTTCCAGCTGCGTCGTCGTGGTGACCAGCCGCGTCCGGCTCACCGGGCTGGCCGGAGCCGGCGTGCTCGACGTCGACGTGCTCGATCCCGAGCAGGCGACCGGCATGCTCGCCACGATGATCGGGACCGAACGGGTGGCCGCCGAACCGGCCGCCGTCGACGCGCTGGTGCGGCTGGTCGGCGGGTTGCCGCTGGCGCTGCGGATCGTGGCCGCCCGGCTCGCCGCGCGGCCGAGCTGGTCGCTCGCGTGGATGCTGGAACGGCTTTCGGACGAACGCCGCCGGCTCGACGAGCTCGCGCACGGCGAGCTGATGGTGCGGGCCAGCCTCGCGCTGACCTACGACGGCTTGGCCGGCGACGCCCGGCGCCTGCTGCGGCTGCTCAGCTGCCTCGACCGCCTCAGCTTCCCGGTGTGGGTGGCCGCGGCGCTGCTGGAGGCCGACCCCTTGCGGGCGGCGGACCTGCTGGAGCGGCTCGTCGACGCGCAGATGCTGGAGATCTCGGCGATCGAACGGGACGGCAGCCCGCGCTACCGCTTCCACGACCTCATCCGGCTGTTCGCCCGCGAGCAGCTCGACGAGCACGAGCAGGCGAGCGGCCGCCGGGCGGCGCTGGCCAGGGTCTCGAGCGGCTGGCTGGGCCTGGCCAGCGAAGCGCACCACCGCATCTACGGCGGCGACTTCACCGTGCTGCACGGTTCGGCGCCCCGGCTGCGGCCGCCCGCCGACGCCGTCGACCGGATCCTGGCCGATCCGCTGCTGTGGTTCGAAGACGAGCAGGACAACCTGTGCTCGATCGTCGCGCTGGCCGCCGAGGCAGGTCTGGACGAGTGCGCCTGGGACCTGGCGGTCACGATGGTCGCGCTGTTCGAGAACCGGTGCTACTTCGATGCCTGGGAGCGCACGCACCGGCAGGCCCTGGAAGCCGTCCGCGCGGTGGCCAACCGCCGGGGTGAAGCGGCCTTGCTGTGCTCGCTGGGTTCACTGCAGCTGAGCCGGTCACGGCCGGACGCCGCGGCCGAGCCGCTGGCCGCCGCGCTGGCGACGTTCGAAGACCTCGGCGACGCCCACGGAACGGCGATGGCGCACCGCAACCTGGCCCTGCTCGACGAAGCCCGCGGCGCGGACCCCCAGGCCCGCTTCGAGCGGGCACTCGTCGAGTTCCGGGTGGCCGGGGACCCGGTCGGCGAGGCGTACGTGCTCGGCAGGCTCGCGCAGACCGAGCTCGACGCGGGTGACGAGGAGCGGGCGGGGGCGTACCTGGCCGAGGCACTGCGGATCTGCGACCGGACCGGGACGCCCCGCGTCGAGGTCCAGCTGCGGTACCGGCTCAGCGGGCTCCTGATGCGCCAGGGCCGGCACAGCGAAGCGGCGGACCTGCTGACCGGCCTGCTGACCCGGGCGCGCACGGCCCGCGACGTCGCCGGCGAAGCCCGCATCCTGCACCGGCTGGGCCTGGCCCACGCCCACCTCGGCCGCCGCGAAACGGCCGAGCGGCTGCTGGTGGAAGCGCTGGAGCTGCAGAGCCGGATCACCGGCGGCGCGCCGGACGACCGGGTCCGGGCCGACCTCGCGGCGCTGCAAGCACTCCCTGGCTGA
- a CDS encoding helix-turn-helix domain-containing protein yields the protein MQRNFGELLKAHRTKRGATQRQLADLSTVSIRAIRDLESGRAHRPRRDTVRLIADGLGLRGRERADFEAAGCHPADGDFRLRCADPAPPPTPLNALLGRDEEVTAVRELLAAGSHRLVTITGLGGVGKSRLAQEVAVGVHESGGVVVLWSSAGGREQPLLGTGGPGELAVLIGDRPALLVLDGHEPDRVRLDDLAVLLRECRGLRILATAAAPFGLPGERVFPLTPLAVPEPGSSDPATLAAVPSVRLLVREVRQVRPGFTLDRTTAADVAALCRRLDGIPAALEAAACWFLVYEPAAVLEHVRTDPFALTADHLPGLRDTLDSAVRGLDAAEVSLLARLTGLDAGWSVGDVAGLTGIPAAAGARFVRRLVLHGLVRPAGQDRTRFRTLDLVNALGLDHRVAV from the coding sequence GTGCAGCGGAATTTCGGGGAACTGCTGAAGGCGCACCGCACAAAACGTGGTGCCACCCAGCGGCAATTGGCGGACCTGTCCACGGTGAGCATTCGCGCCATCCGCGATCTCGAGTCCGGCCGGGCGCACCGGCCGCGCCGGGACACCGTGCGGCTGATCGCGGACGGGCTCGGCCTGCGGGGCCGCGAACGCGCGGACTTCGAGGCGGCGGGCTGCCACCCGGCGGACGGCGACTTCCGGTTGCGGTGCGCCGACCCGGCTCCACCGCCCACGCCGCTGAACGCGCTGCTCGGCCGGGACGAAGAAGTCACGGCCGTGCGCGAGCTCCTGGCCGCGGGCAGCCACCGGCTGGTGACCATCACCGGGCTGGGTGGCGTCGGCAAGAGCCGGCTGGCCCAGGAGGTCGCCGTCGGGGTGCACGAATCGGGCGGGGTCGTCGTGCTGTGGTCGTCCGCCGGCGGCCGGGAACAACCCCTGCTGGGAACCGGTGGCCCGGGCGAGCTCGCGGTCCTGATCGGCGACCGTCCGGCCCTGCTGGTCCTCGACGGCCACGAGCCGGACCGGGTCCGGCTGGACGACCTGGCCGTCCTGCTGCGCGAATGCCGCGGGCTGCGAATCCTCGCCACCGCTGCGGCGCCGTTCGGGCTGCCCGGCGAGCGGGTCTTCCCGCTCACGCCGCTCGCCGTGCCCGAACCCGGGAGCAGTGACCCGGCCACACTGGCGGCCGTGCCGTCCGTCCGGCTGCTGGTCCGCGAGGTCCGCCAGGTCCGGCCGGGGTTCACCCTCGACCGGACCACGGCCGCGGACGTCGCCGCGCTGTGCCGTCGGCTCGACGGCATCCCGGCCGCGCTGGAGGCGGCCGCCTGCTGGTTCCTGGTCTACGAACCGGCGGCCGTGCTGGAGCACGTGCGGACCGACCCGTTCGCCCTGACCGCGGACCACCTGCCCGGGCTGCGCGACACCCTCGACTCGGCCGTCCGCGGCCTGGACGCCGCCGAGGTGTCCCTGCTGGCGCGCCTGACGGGGCTCGACGCGGGCTGGTCCGTCGGTGACGTGGCCGGGTTGACGGGCATCCCGGCGGCGGCCGGTGCCCGGTTCGTCCGCCGCCTGGTCCTGCACGGCCTGGTGCGCCCGGCGGGCCAGGACCGCACCCGGTTCCGCACGCTGGACCTGGTGAACGCCCTCGGCCTCGACCACCGCGTCGCGGTCTGA
- a CDS encoding RiPP maturation radical SAM C-methyltransferase — protein sequence MTASPAVLVSMPFLEADRPSIQLGLLKAIAEQHGLPVRTLHLNLDFAVRIGADRYRALAEHRGRQLGDWLFSVAAFGEAAPDPDGKLFTELGAELSYLDDSLPAREWLTTVREHDVPAFLDTVAGELAGSRVVCFSSTFQQNTASFALARLLKERDPDVVTVFGGANFEGEMGLELVRSIECVDFAVLGEGDVAFPRLLGALANDKDPGGIPGVARRAGDEVVATPSEAPHDRLDDLPVPDYDEYFERAARLGLPTGHIALPFESARGCWWGAKHHCTFCGLNGTTMRFRAKSPSRVLGELDRQARRHRTFRFAAVDNILEPGYLKTLVPALAEAGREYRIFYEVKANLTRAQLKLLAQAGVTELQPGLESLSSEVLRLMDKGVRAAQNVNFLRWARYYGIAVAWNILWGFPGEPADEYAAQAAVVPHLVHLQPPTGANRLWLERFSPLFTQPGRFPLRAREPEPSYRHVYPSTVDIRRIAYFFGYEPENELPPEVYAPLADAVSAWSAAWETEPPVLLYRSAPGFLQIYDGRHAGTRGTHTFHDTLAEIYLACVDRPRTAAAVHRELGLAVGVSAVEGAFRRFGERGLMFLDGTLALSLALPATPGR from the coding sequence ATGACCGCTTCACCCGCCGTTCTCGTGTCCATGCCGTTCCTCGAAGCCGACCGGCCGTCCATCCAGCTCGGGCTGCTCAAGGCGATCGCGGAACAGCACGGGCTCCCGGTGCGGACGCTGCACCTGAACCTCGACTTCGCGGTGCGGATCGGGGCGGACCGCTACCGGGCGCTGGCCGAGCACCGCGGCCGGCAACTGGGTGACTGGCTGTTCTCCGTCGCGGCGTTCGGGGAGGCGGCGCCGGATCCGGACGGGAAGCTGTTCACCGAACTCGGCGCCGAACTGTCCTACTTGGACGACTCGCTGCCGGCGCGGGAATGGCTGACGACCGTTCGGGAGCACGACGTTCCCGCGTTCCTCGACACCGTGGCCGGGGAACTCGCCGGCAGCCGCGTGGTCTGTTTCAGCTCGACGTTCCAGCAGAACACGGCGTCGTTCGCGCTCGCCCGTCTGCTCAAGGAGCGCGATCCCGACGTCGTCACCGTGTTCGGCGGGGCCAACTTCGAGGGCGAGATGGGCCTGGAGCTGGTCCGGTCGATCGAGTGCGTCGACTTCGCCGTGCTCGGCGAGGGTGACGTCGCGTTCCCGCGCCTGCTGGGCGCACTGGCCAACGACAAGGACCCGGGCGGGATCCCCGGCGTCGCCCGGCGCGCCGGCGACGAGGTCGTCGCGACGCCGTCCGAGGCGCCGCACGACCGGCTCGACGACCTGCCCGTGCCGGACTACGACGAGTACTTCGAACGGGCGGCCCGGCTCGGGCTGCCGACCGGCCACATCGCGCTTCCGTTCGAGTCGGCCCGCGGGTGCTGGTGGGGCGCCAAGCACCACTGCACGTTCTGCGGGCTCAACGGAACCACCATGCGGTTCCGCGCGAAATCGCCGTCCCGGGTGCTCGGTGAGCTGGACCGGCAGGCGCGGCGGCACCGCACCTTCCGGTTCGCCGCGGTCGACAACATCCTGGAGCCGGGCTACCTCAAGACGCTGGTGCCGGCGTTGGCCGAGGCCGGCCGGGAGTACCGGATCTTCTACGAGGTCAAGGCGAACCTGACCCGCGCCCAGCTGAAGCTCCTCGCCCAGGCGGGCGTCACCGAGCTGCAGCCCGGCCTGGAGTCGCTCAGCTCCGAGGTGCTCCGGCTGATGGACAAGGGCGTCCGGGCCGCGCAGAACGTCAACTTCCTGCGCTGGGCCCGGTACTACGGGATCGCCGTCGCCTGGAACATCCTCTGGGGTTTCCCCGGCGAGCCCGCCGACGAGTACGCCGCGCAAGCGGCCGTCGTCCCGCACTTGGTCCACCTCCAGCCGCCGACCGGCGCGAACCGGCTGTGGCTGGAGCGCTTCAGCCCGCTGTTCACCCAGCCCGGCCGGTTCCCCTTGCGGGCCCGGGAGCCCGAGCCGAGCTACCGGCACGTCTATCCGTCCACAGTGGATATTCGGCGAATCGCCTACTTCTTCGGCTACGAGCCGGAGAACGAGCTGCCACCGGAGGTCTACGCCCCGCTGGCGGACGCCGTTTCGGCGTGGTCCGCGGCCTGGGAGACAGAACCGCCGGTGCTGCTGTACCGCAGCGCTCCCGGGTTCCTTCAGATCTACGACGGCAGGCACGCCGGGACCCGCGGTACCCACACGTTCCACGACACCCTCGCCGAGATCTACCTGGCCTGTGTGGACCGCCCCCGCACCGCCGCGGCCGTGCACCGGGAGCTCGGCCTCGCGGTGGGAGTTTCCGCGGTCGAAGGCGCTTTCCGGCGGTTCGGCGAACGCGGGCTGATGTTCCTCGACGGCACCCTCGCCCTCTCCCTCGCCCTGCCCGCGACACCCGGCCGGTGA
- a CDS encoding nuclear transport factor 2 family protein codes for MRLSYHYLDIGDLDGYGSLFTADAVLYFPGIAPIRGRCAIESFRAAKSPTAHTLQSVTVTHGEVVMIGVIAAIGPNGGSTNTAFIDSFTLSDYGLITVQKTDFGSGENSRAVG; via the coding sequence GTGCGGCTCAGCTACCACTATCTCGATATCGGGGACCTCGACGGATACGGTTCCCTTTTCACCGCCGACGCCGTTCTTTACTTTCCGGGAATCGCGCCGATAAGGGGCCGCTGCGCCATTGAAAGCTTCCGCGCGGCCAAGTCGCCGACGGCGCACACTCTGCAGAGCGTGACGGTGACGCACGGTGAGGTCGTGATGATCGGCGTGATTGCCGCCATTGGGCCGAACGGCGGAAGTACAAATACCGCCTTCATCGACAGTTTCACGCTTTCGGACTATGGGCTTATCACGGTCCAGAAGACAGACTTCGGTTCCGGGGAAAATTCACGAGCAGTCGGATGA
- a CDS encoding DUF6294 family protein, with product MDPSVIVQAASASAERLTGWTPWKFGWGTIRRGAGTMLAGAKWTLFPDGTAAFDATVTSREDHDVWVVRHVDLHDAGGAILGSLTTEHPVDGDWRKFVRTMPSSAEDYRFRAWATFDVALWGHIAHLKMYSSC from the coding sequence ATGGACCCGTCGGTCATCGTGCAGGCGGCGAGCGCCTCGGCGGAGCGGCTCACCGGCTGGACACCTTGGAAGTTCGGCTGGGGGACGATCCGGAGGGGCGCCGGCACGATGCTGGCGGGTGCCAAGTGGACGCTGTTCCCCGACGGGACCGCCGCCTTCGACGCAACCGTAACCAGCCGGGAGGACCACGACGTCTGGGTGGTGCGGCACGTCGACCTGCACGACGCCGGCGGGGCGATCCTGGGTTCACTCACCACCGAGCACCCGGTCGACGGGGACTGGCGCAAGTTCGTGCGGACCATGCCGAGCAGCGCGGAAGACTACCGGTTCCGCGCCTGGGCGACCTTCGACGTCGCCCTGTGGGGGCACATCGCGCACCTGAAGATGTATTCGAGCTGCTGA
- a CDS encoding LysR family transcriptional regulator, which yields MQLDLNLLTVLDALLEEGSVRGAAERLHLSSPAVSRTLGRLRAVTGDDILVRTGHAMVPTPYAVAVREDVHRLVERARDVLLPARDLILAELDRTFTIQCHDALAASVVPVLVGKLREQAPGVRLRVLAEHSADTDDLRQGRVDLELGGGRPHLPEFRSETLGHDPLVVAMRPGHPCAGHLDLRSYAAQPHVVISRRGKLTAPIDDVLAAEGLRRRVIAAVATVATALELARRGDVLVTCTGVLGRPLIEAFGLVTRPLPVETPAAPICCTWHQRYDSDLAHAWFRGQVRASVEEITAAHPQ from the coding sequence GTGCAACTCGACTTGAACCTGCTCACGGTGCTGGACGCCCTGCTCGAAGAGGGCAGCGTGCGGGGCGCGGCCGAGCGGCTGCACCTGTCCTCGCCCGCGGTCAGCCGCACCCTCGGGCGGCTGCGCGCCGTGACCGGCGACGACATCCTGGTCCGCACGGGCCACGCGATGGTGCCGACGCCGTACGCGGTGGCCGTCCGCGAGGACGTCCACCGGCTGGTCGAGCGGGCGCGCGACGTGCTCTTGCCCGCCCGGGACCTGATCCTCGCCGAGCTGGACCGCACCTTCACGATCCAGTGCCACGACGCGCTCGCCGCTTCGGTGGTCCCGGTGCTCGTCGGCAAGCTCCGGGAGCAGGCCCCCGGCGTGCGGTTGCGGGTGCTGGCCGAGCATTCCGCCGACACGGACGACCTGCGGCAGGGCCGCGTCGACCTGGAGCTCGGCGGAGGACGGCCGCACCTGCCCGAGTTCCGCTCCGAGACCCTCGGCCACGACCCGCTGGTCGTCGCGATGCGCCCGGGACACCCGTGTGCCGGCCACCTCGACCTGCGTTCGTACGCGGCGCAGCCGCACGTGGTCATCTCCCGGCGCGGCAAGCTCACCGCGCCGATCGACGACGTGCTGGCCGCCGAAGGACTGCGCCGCCGGGTGATCGCCGCGGTGGCGACGGTCGCCACGGCCCTGGAGCTGGCCCGCCGCGGCGACGTGCTTGTCACCTGCACCGGGGTGCTCGGCCGGCCGCTCATCGAAGCGTTCGGGCTGGTCACCCGGCCACTGCCGGTCGAGACACCGGCGGCGCCGATCTGCTGCACCTGGCACCAGCGCTACGACTCCGACCTCGCCCACGCCTGGTTCCGCGGCCAGGTGCGGGCCTCGGTCGAGGAGATCACCGCCGCCCACCCGCAGTGA
- a CDS encoding NAD(P)-dependent oxidoreductase — MDLTVLAASGRTGLALTRQALRRGHTVTAIARDPGRVALAGSAGLRIVAADVDDPASVAAVIGADSVVLSALGTDRAGVLLAGAKAVVAAGPRRIIWLGAYGTGASAGVAGPAAGVLAKLLRDRLGDKVEADNTVLAAGGTVFHAGLLADGPESPGRRTAGLDAAPVLDLTTTISRDTVAAAMLDEAEAPRFPGTVALPLAG; from the coding sequence ATGGACCTCACCGTTCTCGCGGCGTCCGGCCGGACCGGCCTCGCGCTCACCAGACAAGCCCTCCGCCGGGGTCACACCGTCACCGCGATCGCCCGCGATCCCGGACGCGTCGCCCTGGCCGGCTCCGCCGGTCTGCGCATCGTGGCGGCCGATGTGGACGATCCGGCGAGCGTCGCCGCCGTCATCGGCGCGGACTCGGTCGTTCTCTCCGCGCTCGGCACGGACCGGGCCGGGGTCCTGCTCGCCGGCGCCAAGGCGGTGGTCGCCGCCGGACCACGGCGGATCATCTGGCTCGGCGCGTACGGCACCGGCGCGTCCGCCGGCGTGGCGGGACCGGCCGCCGGCGTGCTTGCGAAACTGCTGCGCGACCGGCTCGGCGACAAGGTCGAGGCCGACAACACCGTCCTCGCGGCCGGGGGCACGGTCTTCCACGCGGGGCTGCTCGCGGACGGCCCGGAAAGCCCGGGGCGGCGCACGGCCGGCCTGGACGCCGCCCCCGTCCTGGACCTCACCACGACGATCAGCCGGGACACCGTCGCCGCGGCGATGCTCGACGAGGCCGAAGCACCGCGGTTCCCCGGCACGGTGGCCCTCCCGCTGGCCGGTTAG